One genomic region from Vannielia litorea encodes:
- a CDS encoding pirin family protein, with protein MSWNPTHNPECPLEHAGEIDTLIIPRARDLGGFEVRRALPAPARQMVGPFIFFDQMGPAEFITDGGIDVRPHPHIGLGTVTYLYQGEFEHRDSLGTHQMIYPGEVNWMVAGRGVTHSERTSEETRATRHKLFGIQTWIALPEDREEMAPDFEHHKEATLPQFQDGGARARLILGEAYGKASPVTMQSETFYLDVVLRPGAAFPLPDDHEDRGIYVSEGSIEVSGDTFEAGRMMVFRPGDRISIKAGPQGARLMALGGATLNEKRYIWWNFVSSSKDRIEQAKEDWKAADWANGPFRLPPGDEQEFIPISAELERTRPRDW; from the coding sequence ATGAGCTGGAACCCCACGCACAACCCCGAATGCCCGTTGGAGCACGCCGGGGAGATCGACACGCTCATCATTCCGCGCGCCCGTGATCTCGGCGGATTCGAGGTGCGGCGCGCCTTGCCCGCCCCGGCGCGGCAGATGGTGGGGCCGTTCATCTTTTTCGACCAGATGGGCCCGGCGGAGTTCATCACCGATGGCGGTATCGACGTGCGCCCGCATCCACATATCGGCCTCGGCACAGTGACCTATCTCTACCAGGGCGAGTTCGAGCATCGGGACAGCCTCGGCACGCATCAGATGATCTACCCCGGCGAGGTCAACTGGATGGTGGCCGGGCGCGGCGTGACCCATTCGGAGCGCACCAGCGAGGAGACCCGCGCAACCCGGCACAAGCTGTTCGGCATCCAGACCTGGATTGCCCTGCCCGAAGACCGCGAAGAGATGGCGCCGGATTTCGAGCATCACAAGGAGGCCACCTTGCCGCAGTTTCAGGACGGCGGGGCTAGGGCCCGGCTGATCCTCGGCGAGGCCTATGGCAAGGCGAGCCCTGTCACCATGCAATCGGAAACCTTCTATCTCGATGTCGTGCTCCGGCCCGGCGCCGCCTTCCCGCTGCCCGACGATCACGAGGATCGCGGCATCTATGTTTCTGAAGGCAGCATCGAGGTGAGTGGTGACACATTCGAGGCCGGTCGGATGATGGTGTTTCGGCCCGGTGACCGGATTTCGATCAAGGCCGGGCCGCAGGGGGCGCGGCTCATGGCGCTTGGCGGGGCGACGCTCAACGAGAAGCGCTACATCTGGTGGAACTTCGTCTCCTCCTCGAAGGATCGGATCGAGCAGGCGAAGGAGGACTGGAAGGCGGCAGATTGGGCCAACGGGCCTTTCAGGCTGCCCCCGGGGGATGAACAGGAGTTCATTCCGATCAGCGCCGAGCTTGAGCGCACCCGGCCCCGCGACTGGTAG
- a CDS encoding RraA family protein encodes MTPETLDRLRKVDTPTVCNAIEVIEGKRGFDRYTRGTILSSDQTAGALVGRARTAKIAAIAPPEEAPEVIKARRMDYYRHMATGPRPALAVVEDLDGENAVGAFWGEINTNVHKGFGLAGTLTNGVMRDLGDLPEGYPVLAGSIGPSHAFVHVREIGTPVTVFGMTIADGDLVHADRHGALVIPEPYIASIAAAIAKMQKTEAIVLDAARAPGFDFETFEAAWSAFEKART; translated from the coding sequence ATGACCCCCGAGACCCTAGACCGGCTGCGAAAGGTCGACACCCCCACAGTCTGCAACGCCATCGAAGTCATTGAAGGCAAACGCGGGTTTGACCGTTACACCCGTGGAACAATTCTCAGCAGCGACCAAACCGCCGGTGCCCTCGTGGGCCGTGCCCGCACCGCCAAGATCGCCGCCATCGCCCCGCCCGAGGAGGCGCCCGAGGTGATCAAGGCCCGCCGGATGGACTATTACCGCCACATGGCCACCGGCCCGCGCCCGGCCTTGGCCGTGGTCGAAGATCTCGATGGCGAAAACGCGGTCGGCGCCTTCTGGGGCGAGATCAACACCAACGTCCACAAGGGCTTCGGGCTCGCCGGCACGCTGACGAACGGTGTAATGCGCGACCTCGGCGATTTGCCCGAGGGCTACCCGGTCCTGGCCGGCTCCATCGGCCCCTCGCACGCCTTCGTCCATGTCCGCGAGATCGGCACACCCGTCACCGTCTTCGGCATGACCATCGCCGACGGCGACCTTGTCCACGCCGACCGTCACGGCGCGCTGGTCATCCCCGAGCCCTACATCGCCTCCATCGCCGCCGCGATCGCCAAGATGCAGAAAACCGAAGCCATCGTCCTGGACGCCGCCCGCGCCCCTGGCTTCGACTTCGAAACCTTCGAGGCCGCATGGTCAGCCTTCGAGAAAGCGCGGACCTGA
- a CDS encoding alpha/beta fold hydrolase produces the protein MSATPLVLLPGMMCDARLFAPQIAAFGQAREVIVPDLTGACTMQVLAAAVLSEAPERFAIGGLSMGGIVAMEVARQAPERLAGLALLDTNPLAELPEKQAGRAPQIERVHNNGLAAVMTEEMIPHYLADEAATPDLPDLCRRMALDLGQQAFTNQSIALRDRPDQTGTLKALSMPSLVLCGRHDRLCPVERHQLMHALIPGSTLEIVEHAGHLTTLERPYETNAALARWLETL, from the coding sequence ATGTCCGCCACACCTCTCGTGCTCCTGCCCGGAATGATGTGCGATGCGCGTCTCTTCGCGCCGCAAATCGCGGCGTTCGGTCAGGCGCGCGAGGTGATCGTGCCAGATCTGACGGGGGCCTGCACCATGCAAGTCCTCGCCGCCGCGGTTCTCTCCGAGGCCCCAGAGCGGTTTGCGATCGGCGGCCTCTCGATGGGCGGGATCGTCGCGATGGAGGTGGCCCGCCAAGCGCCCGAGCGGCTCGCAGGGCTGGCGCTGCTCGATACCAACCCGCTGGCCGAACTGCCGGAGAAGCAGGCAGGCCGGGCGCCACAGATCGAGCGGGTTCATAACAACGGCCTCGCCGCGGTGATGACAGAGGAGATGATCCCCCATTATCTCGCGGATGAAGCGGCCACGCCCGATTTGCCCGATCTTTGCCGGCGCATGGCGCTGGACCTCGGGCAGCAGGCCTTCACCAACCAGTCCATCGCGCTCCGCGACCGCCCCGACCAGACCGGCACGCTGAAGGCGCTCTCGATGCCCTCGCTCGTGCTCTGCGGCAGGCATGACAGGCTCTGCCCCGTCGAGCGCCACCAACTGATGCACGCGCTCATTCCCGGCTCGACACTCGAGATCGTCGAACACGCCGGACACCTCACTACCCTCGAACGCCCCTACGAGACCAACGCGGCCCTCGCCCGCTGGCTGGAGACCCTATGA
- a CDS encoding LysR family transcriptional regulator — translation MQDIKPIRVFLKVVELSSFAAASRALKMTPASVTRIVARLEEDLGQQLLVRTTRQVSLTTAGATMAARYAPVVADFDRITEEITRSARPDRGRLSINAPMSLGLRLMPSLIDRFRLAYPNITLDVQLTDAFIDIVQERCDLAIRISGPPADKSTIWRKICEVPRHLVAAPDLFNRTPKPETPDDLDPAVCMSYSASGRAETWKLSHGGRSRNVTAGASILSNNGDFLYALAKAGNGIALLPDFIVSDGIANGEVETVLSDWSAPPLWLTLFYPPYEVLPPLVATFTDFFEAHLKEVAGLSFDQSRR, via the coding sequence ATGCAGGACATCAAACCGATCCGGGTGTTTTTGAAGGTGGTCGAGCTCAGCAGTTTCGCCGCCGCATCCCGCGCCCTCAAGATGACACCGGCCTCTGTCACGCGCATCGTCGCGCGGCTCGAAGAGGACCTTGGCCAGCAGCTTCTGGTCCGCACAACCCGGCAGGTTTCGCTCACGACAGCCGGGGCGACCATGGCCGCCCGCTATGCGCCTGTCGTTGCCGACTTCGACCGGATCACCGAAGAAATCACCCGATCCGCCCGCCCCGACCGGGGGCGGCTCTCCATCAACGCGCCGATGTCGCTGGGCCTGCGACTGATGCCAAGCCTGATCGACAGGTTCCGGCTGGCCTATCCGAACATCACGCTGGATGTGCAATTGACCGATGCCTTCATCGACATCGTCCAGGAACGGTGCGATCTCGCCATCCGCATCTCAGGCCCGCCTGCCGACAAGTCGACCATCTGGCGCAAGATCTGCGAAGTCCCTCGGCACCTCGTGGCAGCCCCGGACCTCTTCAACCGTACCCCGAAGCCCGAAACGCCCGACGATCTCGATCCGGCGGTCTGCATGTCCTATTCAGCCTCGGGCCGGGCGGAAACCTGGAAGCTCAGCCATGGCGGGCGATCGCGCAACGTGACCGCAGGCGCTTCGATCCTCAGCAACAACGGCGACTTTCTCTACGCCCTGGCCAAGGCCGGAAACGGAATAGCGCTGCTGCCGGATTTCATCGTCAGTGACGGGATAGCAAACGGCGAAGTCGAAACCGTCCTCAGCGACTGGTCCGCACCGCCCCTCTGGCTGACGCTGTTCTATCCACCCTATGAGGTGTTGCCGCCATTGGTGGCGACCTTCACGGACTTCTTCGAAGCCCATCTCAAGGAAGTAGCCGGTCTAAGTTTTGATCAGTCCCGCCGATGA
- a CDS encoding LacI family DNA-binding transcriptional regulator, with protein MTDSKVTSLDVARKAGVSQSAVSRVFTPGASASQKTIDKVRKAADELGYRPNVLARAMVSGKSRIIGLVVAYLENYFYPEALEKLSNALQAQGYHVLVFMASQTKGNIDSVVEEILDYQVDGIVLASIAMSSDLAERCDKAGVPVVLFNRYEEGEGLSAVTSDNLSGGRQVAEFLLAGGHTRIGYIAGWEGASTQRDREQGFLEGLKAGGQELFTRAVGNYEVDTARTAAREMFADPGKRPDAVFIANDHMAFAVMDVIRFELGLSVPGDVSVVGYDDVPPAAWLAYNLTTVRQRANLMVEETVKALLAHIDTPDTAEARMVAIDAPLIVRGSARIPQGWTRT; from the coding sequence ATGACAGATAGCAAGGTGACCTCACTCGACGTGGCCCGCAAGGCGGGTGTGAGCCAGTCGGCGGTGAGCCGGGTGTTCACACCGGGCGCCTCCGCCTCGCAAAAGACCATCGACAAGGTCCGCAAGGCTGCGGATGAACTCGGATACCGGCCCAACGTGCTCGCCCGCGCGATGGTCTCCGGCAAGAGCCGGATCATCGGTCTCGTGGTCGCCTATCTCGAGAACTACTTCTACCCCGAGGCGCTCGAAAAGCTCTCCAACGCACTGCAGGCCCAAGGCTATCATGTGCTGGTTTTCATGGCCTCGCAGACCAAGGGCAACATCGACAGCGTGGTCGAGGAGATCCTCGACTATCAGGTCGATGGCATCGTGCTGGCCTCCATCGCCATGTCCTCCGACCTTGCCGAACGCTGCGATAAAGCTGGCGTGCCGGTGGTGCTATTCAACCGCTACGAGGAAGGCGAAGGCCTGAGCGCAGTCACCTCCGACAATCTCTCGGGCGGGCGTCAGGTGGCCGAGTTCCTTCTGGCCGGCGGGCACACGCGGATCGGCTACATCGCCGGATGGGAAGGCGCCTCCACCCAGCGTGACCGTGAGCAAGGCTTTCTCGAGGGGCTGAAGGCGGGCGGGCAGGAGCTCTTCACCCGCGCCGTAGGCAATTACGAGGTCGACACCGCCCGCACCGCCGCCCGTGAGATGTTCGCCGACCCGGGCAAGCGCCCCGACGCCGTGTTCATCGCCAACGACCACATGGCCTTTGCCGTGATGGATGTGATCCGCTTCGAGCTGGGCCTCTCCGTGCCCGGCGACGTTTCGGTGGTGGGCTACGATGACGTGCCCCCCGCCGCTTGGCTCGCCTACAACCTCACCACCGTGCGCCAGCGCGCCAACCTGATGGTGGAAGAGACCGTCAAGGCGCTGCTCGCCCACATCGACACCCCCGACACAGCCGAGGCCCGCATGGTCGCCATCGACGCGCCGCTCATCGTGCGCGGCTCGGCCCGAATACCCCAAGGATGGACCCGCACATGA
- a CDS encoding ester cyclase, protein MTDTHTSNKAALAPLRAAMSEFDEAKVRAALDAVIAPDAVIHMPHPFGDFTGPQAFYDACYAPLFDAMPDLERRDWIVMGGPDEDGANWVGCGGHYFGTFVGPWLDIPPTGHLTHMRFHEFYRFEGGKVVEIQTLWDIPEVMMQANAWPMAPSLGLEFCIPGPATLDGMVPGPWNAEKSRASQQHIITMLEHMKRHPSKGGPEVMEMPRFWHDRMNWYGPAGIGTGRGIAGFRNWHQIPFLNGMPDRGQYVDEITYHFFGDGDYAAVTGWPDMIQTVTHDGWMGIAPSGKKITMRSLDFWRLENGKIRENWVMVDILDAYRQLGVDVFARLREFNKVRVPGRIAFPVGDV, encoded by the coding sequence ATGACCGATACCCACACATCCAACAAGGCGGCCCTCGCGCCGCTCCGCGCGGCCATGTCGGAGTTCGACGAGGCCAAGGTGCGCGCCGCGCTGGATGCGGTGATCGCCCCGGATGCGGTCATTCACATGCCGCACCCCTTCGGCGACTTCACCGGCCCGCAGGCCTTTTACGATGCCTGCTACGCGCCCCTTTTCGATGCCATGCCCGACCTCGAGCGCCGGGACTGGATCGTGATGGGCGGGCCGGATGAAGATGGTGCGAACTGGGTCGGCTGCGGTGGCCACTACTTCGGCACCTTTGTCGGGCCGTGGCTCGATATTCCTCCGACCGGCCACCTCACCCACATGCGCTTTCACGAGTTCTACCGCTTCGAGGGTGGCAAGGTCGTGGAGATCCAGACGCTGTGGGACATCCCCGAGGTGATGATGCAGGCCAACGCCTGGCCGATGGCGCCCTCGCTCGGCCTCGAGTTCTGCATCCCCGGCCCCGCCACACTCGATGGCATGGTGCCCGGCCCGTGGAACGCGGAAAAATCCCGCGCCTCGCAGCAGCACATCATCACCATGCTGGAGCACATGAAGCGCCACCCGTCCAAAGGCGGGCCGGAGGTGATGGAGATGCCGCGCTTCTGGCACGACCGGATGAACTGGTATGGCCCGGCAGGCATTGGCACCGGCCGGGGTATTGCGGGCTTTCGCAACTGGCACCAGATCCCGTTTCTCAACGGCATGCCCGACCGCGGCCAATATGTGGATGAAATCACCTACCACTTCTTCGGAGATGGCGACTACGCCGCTGTCACCGGCTGGCCCGACATGATCCAGACCGTGACCCACGATGGCTGGATGGGCATTGCCCCCTCCGGCAAGAAGATCACCATGCGCTCGCTCGATTTCTGGCGGCTCGAGAATGGCAAGATCCGCGAGAACTGGGTGATGGTCGATATCCTCGACGCCTACCGTCAGCTCGGGGTCGACGTGTTCGCCCGCCTGCGTGAATTCAACAAGGTGCGGGTCCCCGGTCGCATCGCCTTTCCGGTGGGAGACGTGTGA
- a CDS encoding alpha/beta hydrolase, with protein sequence MGTESYHALTRPPEPGAPLIFAFHGTGGDETQFFEIAGQLLPGAGIVSPRGDVSEMGAARFFRRTGEGVYDMEDLARRTEALASYVAAHKAQHPGNPVYGFGYSNGANILASVTMAQPDLFDRVGLLHPLIPWAPDAAPGLAGTRVLITAGRRDPICPWPLTERLIGWYAEQGAEVATEIHDGGHEVRQPELVALQSLVTTD encoded by the coding sequence ATGGGAACGGAAAGCTATCACGCATTGACGAGGCCGCCGGAGCCGGGGGCACCGCTGATCTTTGCCTTCCACGGCACCGGCGGGGATGAAACCCAGTTCTTCGAGATTGCCGGGCAACTCCTGCCCGGCGCGGGCATCGTTTCGCCGCGCGGTGATGTCTCGGAGATGGGGGCCGCGCGCTTCTTTCGCCGGACCGGCGAGGGTGTTTATGACATGGAGGATCTGGCACGCCGGACTGAGGCGCTGGCCTCGTATGTCGCGGCGCACAAGGCGCAGCATCCGGGCAACCCGGTTTACGGGTTCGGCTACTCCAATGGCGCCAATATCCTTGCCTCGGTGACGATGGCGCAGCCCGATCTATTCGACCGGGTCGGGCTGCTTCACCCGCTGATCCCCTGGGCGCCAGATGCGGCTCCGGGCCTCGCAGGAACCCGGGTTCTGATCACCGCAGGCCGGCGCGACCCGATTTGCCCATGGCCGCTGACCGAGCGGCTGATCGGCTGGTACGCTGAGCAGGGGGCCGAGGTTGCGACAGAAATCCATGACGGCGGGCATGAGGTGCGCCAGCCGGAGCTTGTGGCTCTGCAGAGCCTCGTGACAACGGACTGA
- a CDS encoding cupin domain-containing protein, whose translation MTPQEIESRIVRYGDLQPCKTAFIDAHTPGSDQKENFTIIGGGVSESPDQHVHISIPHGFNIGAAGQPPKCRNSLHDHHTAEAFFVLSGRWRFFWGRWGDAGEVTLEPGDIFNIPTGIFRGFENIGTDYGMIMAILGGDDAGGGVMWAPQVIEDAADHGLVLGENGKLYDSKKQQRLPDGVKPMPVMSEAELAKRPEPTTAEVLPNHVARYWDMVALADRKPCKVIGETGLLRDKPGFEVDFITRGSATERKHSHDKPSVLMPVTGHWKVSWEGGSATLAPGDTMSVPENLAHSAVPSMTGEAALYHIIGTADPAGPSWKG comes from the coding sequence ATGACCCCGCAAGAGATCGAATCCCGCATCGTCCGCTACGGCGACCTGCAACCCTGCAAGACCGCCTTCATCGACGCCCACACGCCCGGCTCCGACCAGAAGGAGAATTTCACCATCATCGGTGGAGGGGTGTCCGAAAGCCCCGACCAGCACGTGCACATCTCGATCCCGCACGGCTTCAACATCGGCGCCGCAGGCCAACCGCCCAAGTGCCGAAACTCGCTGCACGATCACCACACGGCAGAGGCCTTTTTCGTGCTGTCCGGCCGCTGGCGGTTCTTCTGGGGCCGCTGGGGCGACGCCGGCGAGGTCACGCTGGAGCCCGGCGATATCTTCAACATCCCTACTGGCATCTTCCGCGGCTTCGAGAACATCGGCACCGACTACGGAATGATCATGGCCATCCTTGGCGGCGATGATGCCGGCGGCGGTGTCATGTGGGCGCCGCAGGTGATCGAGGACGCCGCCGACCACGGCCTCGTGCTGGGCGAGAACGGCAAGCTCTACGACAGCAAGAAACAGCAGCGCCTCCCCGACGGCGTCAAGCCGATGCCGGTGATGTCCGAGGCCGAGCTGGCCAAGCGCCCCGAGCCGACCACAGCAGAGGTGCTCCCCAACCACGTCGCCCGCTACTGGGACATGGTCGCGCTGGCCGACCGCAAGCCCTGCAAGGTGATCGGCGAAACCGGCCTGCTGCGTGACAAGCCGGGCTTCGAGGTCGACTTCATCACCCGCGGTTCGGCGACAGAGCGCAAACACAGCCATGACAAGCCCTCCGTCCTGATGCCCGTCACCGGCCATTGGAAGGTGAGCTGGGAGGGCGGTTCGGCCACGCTGGCACCGGGCGATACCATGTCGGTGCCCGAGAACCTCGCCCATTCCGCCGTGCCGTCGATGACCGGCGAGGCCGCACTCTACCACATCATCGGCACCGCCGATCCGGCTGGCCCGAGCTGGAAAGGCTGA
- a CDS encoding ester cyclase, with amino-acid sequence MQGFDPKFRDFPDYIIGITKEIWEDRGIATLHDYYAPDIVVRSPASVVVGNQGVIAATMATLAEFPDRTLFGEDVIWSGTPEEGMLSSHRLHSTATHINPGVYGAPTGKQLHYRILADCHARNNAIDDEWLIRDQGAIVRQLGWEPKDYARDLIAREGGPEHCVKPYTPANDVEGPYKGSGNQSEWGERHADVLTRIMNADFTVIPEAYDRGANLYYPGGLDTLSFDGADRFWMGLRASFPNAKFTLHHTIGRHDPMMPPRSALRWTMHGKHEGWGGFGTPTGAEVFVLGISHVEWGALVGGEPRIRREWTLYDETSIWKQILLQTGDL; translated from the coding sequence ATGCAAGGCTTCGACCCCAAGTTCCGTGACTTCCCCGATTACATCATCGGGATCACCAAGGAGATATGGGAAGACCGTGGCATCGCCACGCTGCACGACTATTACGCGCCCGATATCGTGGTGCGCTCGCCCGCCTCCGTCGTCGTCGGCAACCAAGGCGTCATCGCGGCCACCATGGCAACGCTGGCCGAGTTTCCCGATCGAACCCTTTTTGGTGAAGACGTGATCTGGTCCGGCACTCCGGAGGAGGGGATGCTCTCCAGCCACCGGCTGCATTCCACCGCCACCCACATCAACCCGGGCGTCTACGGCGCGCCCACCGGCAAGCAGTTGCACTACCGCATCCTCGCCGACTGCCACGCCCGGAACAACGCCATCGACGACGAGTGGCTGATCCGCGACCAGGGTGCCATCGTCCGCCAACTCGGCTGGGAGCCCAAGGACTACGCCCGCGATCTGATCGCCCGCGAAGGCGGGCCGGAGCATTGCGTCAAACCCTACACCCCCGCCAATGATGTCGAAGGCCCCTACAAAGGCAGCGGCAATCAAAGCGAATGGGGCGAGCGCCACGCCGATGTGCTCACCCGCATCATGAATGCCGATTTCACCGTGATCCCCGAGGCCTACGACCGCGGCGCCAACCTCTACTACCCCGGCGGGCTTGATACGCTGTCCTTCGACGGGGCAGACCGCTTCTGGATGGGCCTCCGCGCCTCCTTCCCCAACGCGAAGTTCACCCTCCACCACACCATCGGCCGCCACGATCCGATGATGCCTCCCCGCTCGGCCCTGCGCTGGACCATGCACGGCAAGCATGAAGGCTGGGGCGGCTTCGGCACGCCTACCGGCGCAGAGGTCTTCGTGCTGGGCATCAGCCACGTCGAATGGGGCGCGCTCGTCGGCGGTGAGCCCCGCATCCGCCGCGAATGGACGCTCTACGACGAGACCTCGATCTGGAAGCAGATCCTGCTCCAGACGGGCGACCTCTGA
- a CDS encoding SDR family NAD(P)-dependent oxidoreductase, producing the protein MDLPRTPSFRLDGKRALVAGASSGIGQACAVALAEHGAEVVLAARTAAKLEALEDALKARGHAATALSLDVADVPATEAAVAANGPFDILINSAGLAIHSPALETTEADFDAATGLNVKGAYFLTRAVARGLAEAGRPGSLITISSQMAKVGGVDRAVYSATKHAVEGFTKSMAIEWGPKGIRVNTICPTFIITPLTRQTFDRPERRAWVEEKIKLGRVGEVEDIMGAAVFLASDAASLITGTALMVDGGWTAD; encoded by the coding sequence ATGGACCTGCCGCGCACGCCCTCCTTCCGGCTGGACGGAAAGCGCGCGCTCGTGGCGGGCGCCTCCTCGGGCATCGGGCAGGCCTGCGCTGTGGCGTTGGCCGAGCACGGGGCCGAGGTAGTGCTGGCCGCAAGGACGGCCGCAAAGCTGGAGGCGCTGGAGGACGCGCTGAAGGCCCGCGGCCATGCGGCCACGGCCCTTAGCCTCGATGTTGCCGATGTCCCGGCGACCGAGGCGGCCGTGGCCGCAAACGGCCCCTTCGACATTCTGATCAACTCCGCAGGCCTCGCGATCCACAGCCCCGCGCTCGAAACCACCGAGGCGGATTTCGATGCAGCCACCGGCCTCAACGTGAAGGGCGCCTATTTTCTCACGCGCGCGGTGGCGCGCGGGCTGGCGGAGGCGGGTCGCCCCGGCTCGCTGATCACCATCTCCAGCCAGATGGCCAAGGTGGGCGGGGTCGACCGCGCGGTCTATTCTGCCACCAAGCACGCGGTGGAGGGCTTCACCAAGTCGATGGCAATCGAATGGGGGCCAAAGGGCATCCGCGTCAACACCATCTGCCCCACCTTCATCATCACCCCGCTCACCCGGCAAACCTTCGATCGTCCCGAACGCCGCGCATGGGTGGAAGAGAAGATCAAGCTCGGCCGCGTGGGCGAGGTCGAAGACATCATGGGCGCCGCCGTGTTTCTGGCCTCCGATGCCGCCAGCCTCATCACCGGCACCGCCCTGATGGTCGATGGCGGCTGGACGGCGGACTGA
- a CDS encoding GNAT family N-acetyltransferase: MKKGARIVADVEITYTETESKGRYVATTPEAGGEAELTTSKVTPTLFIADHTFVPDSMRGMGVARMLVDRLIDDARRRGERIVPLCPFVRAHALKHREELADVIQW; this comes from the coding sequence ATGAAGAAAGGAGCCCGGATCGTGGCCGACGTTGAGATCACTTACACCGAAACCGAGAGCAAGGGGCGCTACGTGGCGACCACGCCGGAGGCGGGGGGCGAAGCGGAGCTGACCACCTCCAAGGTCACGCCCACGCTGTTCATCGCTGACCATACCTTCGTGCCCGACAGCATGAGGGGCATGGGTGTGGCGCGGATGCTGGTTGATCGCCTGATCGACGATGCCCGGCGGCGCGGCGAAAGGATCGTGCCGCTATGCCCCTTTGTGCGGGCCCATGCGCTGAAGCATCGGGAAGAGCTGGCAGATGTCATCCAGTGGTGA
- a CDS encoding ring-cleaving dioxygenase, which yields MITEIKGLHHVTSMAGDANENNAFFTNTLGLRRVKKTVNFDAPEVYHLYYGDEVGTPGSVMTYFPFGNMPKGRRGTGEVGTTEFAVPKGALGYWKERLATRGVTGLHESAFLGENRLGFDGPDGDGFALVESDLRGRTPWTGSDVPEDAGILGFHGARFSLRDAAATGELLSFMGYQKHESDGGITRYRIEGGNAADTIDLEEVPDARTAGQGAGSVHHIAFAVENRAAQLEVRRALMDTGYQVTPVIDRDYFWAIYFRTPGGVLFEVATNEPGFDRDEDTAHLGEALKLPTRYEPHRAEIEGLLPPISG from the coding sequence ATGATTACCGAGATCAAAGGCCTGCATCACGTTACATCGATGGCAGGAGATGCAAATGAAAACAACGCGTTCTTCACCAATACCCTTGGCCTGCGCCGGGTCAAGAAGACCGTCAACTTCGATGCGCCGGAGGTGTATCACCTCTATTACGGGGACGAGGTGGGCACGCCCGGATCGGTGATGACATACTTCCCATTCGGGAACATGCCAAAGGGCCGCCGGGGCACCGGCGAGGTGGGAACGACCGAGTTTGCCGTGCCCAAGGGTGCGCTGGGATACTGGAAGGAGCGCCTCGCCACGCGCGGCGTGACCGGGCTGCATGAAAGCGCGTTTCTGGGCGAAAACCGGTTGGGTTTTGACGGGCCGGACGGGGACGGGTTTGCTCTGGTGGAAAGCGATCTGCGCGGCCGCACGCCGTGGACCGGAAGCGATGTGCCCGAAGATGCGGGCATTCTGGGTTTTCACGGCGCGCGCTTCAGCCTGCGGGATGCGGCGGCGACCGGCGAGCTATTGAGCTTCATGGGGTATCAGAAACACGAGAGCGACGGAGGGATCACCCGCTATCGGATCGAAGGAGGCAATGCCGCCGACACCATCGACCTTGAGGAAGTGCCGGATGCGCGCACGGCTGGGCAAGGCGCTGGATCGGTTCATCACATCGCCTTCGCGGTGGAGAACCGGGCAGCGCAGCTTGAGGTGCGCCGCGCCCTGATGGACACCGGTTACCAGGTGACGCCGGTGATCGACCGGGACTACTTTTGGGCGATCTACTTCCGCACGCCGGGCGGGGTGCTGTTTGAAGTGGCGACCAATGAGCCCGGGTTCGATCGGGACGAGGATACGGCGCATCTGGGGGAGGCTCTGAAACTGCCCACGCGCTACGAGCCGCATCGCGCCGAGATCGAGGGGCTTCTGCCCCCGATCTCTGGATAA